DNA sequence from the Candidatus Kaistella beijingensis genome:
AAACGGCCTAAATCAGGAAAACTCGTGTTATAACCGTGAACACTCTCTACCTAAAACTTATTTCGGTGGACAAACTGCAACTCCCATGGCGAATGATGCTCACTTTGTAATCCCAACCGATTACTACGTGAACAATCAGCGCGGAAGTTATCCTTACGGAGAAACCACTTCGCCAAGCTGGACTTCGACAAATGGTACTAAAGTGGGATCTTCAAGCTTTCCTGGTTACAGCGGGACGATTTTCGAGCCGATTAATGAATTTAAAGGTGATTTGGCAAGGATGCAGTTGTTTTTCATCACAAGATACGAAGACAAACTAGCCTCTTTCCAGCAATTTCAAACTGCTTCAAGTCCTTTGGATGGATCTACAGATCGTGGTTTCAAACAATGGTACATTAATTTGATGTTGAAATGGGCGGCTCAAGATCCTGTTTCTCAAAAAGAAATCGACCGGAACAATGCAGTTTACGCAAGACAAAAAAACAGAAATCCATTTATCGATCATCCAGAATGGGTGAATATGATCTGGACTTCTACCCTTTCTTCTTCTGAAACTGCAAGTCTTGACAAAACACTTTCGATCTATCCCAATCCAGTGAGAAACGGTGAATTTCATCTTTCAGGTTATGGGTTAGACAAAATTTCTTCTGTACAAATCTTTGCAATAGATGGTAAACTTGTTCAGACCGTAAATCAGAACTTGAAGAATTCAAATAAAATCATTTTGAAAAATGCTGAAAAAGGGATCTACTTCCTAAAAGCAAATAATCAATCCATCAAATTTATTGTGGAATAAAATTTTGATCATAAAAAATTAACGCTGTTGCTTTTGCGACAGCTTTTTTATATTTAAACGCCTTATCTCTACTGACAATTTAAAATTCCAACCCTAAAATCGCAAAATCATTAATTATTTTAATCTGCTGATTTTTAACATCATGCGCTTGCTTATTTCAAAAATGTTAAAAAAATAAATTTCATTTTTTGGATGGGTTTTTTCGCTACCTTTGCCGTCCAAATTTATTTTAAAGAATGAAAAAACTCACAACATTTTTGCTAGGTTTCCTATTCTCATTTGCTTTAGCGCAAGCTCCCGCAGGTTATTATAACGGAACTGAAGGATTAACAGGAGCTGCATTAAAGACAAAACTTAGCCAAATTATTACAGCAGGTGCAATTGACAACGGTTACGATGGATTGTACAACGGTTATCCAACGACCGACACCGATCATTATTATGAAAACGACGGTTCGGTTCTGGATATGTATTCGGAAAATCCTAGTGGAACAGATCCTTATACATACAGACACGGCATAAAAAAATGTGGTAATTATAGCGCTGAAGGCGATTGCTACAATAGGGAACACGTTGTTCCGCAAAGTTTCTTTAATTCTGCACGTCCCATGGTTTCCGACATTCACTTCATTCGTCCCACCGATGGTAAAGTAAACGGAATGAGGAGCAACTATCCTTTCGGAGCAGTTGCAAACCCTGCATTTACTTCCAAAAACGGCACTAAAGTAGGACCAAGTGTTTCCACAGGTTACAGCGGAACAGTTTGTGAACCAATCAACGAATTCAAAGGGGACATTGCAAGGATGATTTTCTATTTTGTGACAAGATATGAATCAAAACTTTCAGGTTTTTCAACCGGCGGAATGTTGGGTGGCTCTGCTTTTCCGGGACTTCAGACTTGGGAAAGAGATGTACTTTTGGCTTGGTCTGCACAAGATCCGGTTTCACCTTCAGAAATTGAAAGAAACAACGCTTCATACGTTTTCCAAAAAAACAGAAACCCTTTTATTGATCATCCAGAATGGGTAAATGCAATTTGGGGAACTGTTGTTACGGATACGCAGGCTCCTACAGCTCCGACAAATTTGGCAGTTGCTTCTACTTCTACAGCATCTGTTAATTTAACCTGGACGGCTTCAACAGACAATATCGCGGTTTCTTCCTACAAAATCTACGTGGATGGAGTTTACAAAGCGAGTTCAAGCACCAATTCTGCAACAGTTTCAGGCTTAATGCAAGGAACAACTTACAACTTCTACGTTGTTGCGACAGACGCAGCAGGAAATGAGTCACCGCAAAGCAATACGGCAACTGGAACGACTTTAACCGATACAGTTGCTCCAACTGCACCAACAAACTTGGCGGTAACTTCTGTGGGAACAAACAACATCGCAGTACAGTGGAATGCAGCAACTGATAATATTGGTGTCGCTGCTTATGATGTTTACGTTAACGGAACTTTGATGGGAACTACAAACACCACATCAACTAATATTGCTAACCTAAATCCAACCACAACTTACACCATTTATGTAGTTGCTAAAGACGCTGTAGGAAACGTTTCGCCACAAAGTAACACGGTTTCTGCAACAACGCTTGCTGTTGGAACAACTTGTGGAAATGAAAACTTCGACAGTCTTGTCGTAGTTGCAAACCAATATTCAACTTACAATTGGGTAAGCAACGGAGTTTCTTGGACTTCAGAAGATTCAAGAACTGATGAAACAATCAATGGAAAAGCATTGACTATTAGAAACGGATCTTTAACAGCGCTTTCGGTTCCAAACGGAATTGGCGATTTGAAAGTTACCCTCCAATTGAAATATTCAGGAAGTGCAGGAACCTTGAAAATTTTTGTTAATGATATTGATACCGGAAAAACCATTCCTTACGGAGCTACTGGTTCTGCTCCAATAACCACCACTATTACAGGAATTAATGTTGCAGGAACGGTGGAAATTAGATTACAACAAAATGGAGCTACAAGCAACAGAGTTGCAATAGACGATCTTTCTTGGACTTGCTACGTTCCACAAGCGGCGGTGAATGAAAGTGCGGCAAACAAAAACGCAATCTCAGTTTTCCCTAATCCTGTGAAAAATGGCGAATTGAATGTTTCAGGAAAAGATTTGAACAAAGTAGATGCTGCACATATCTTTGATTTCAGCGGAAAATTGGTTCAAACTATTGCTCAACCTTTCAAAAATTCAAACAAAATCGCTTTGAAAAACTTGCCAAAAGGTGTTTATATTTTGAAGGCAGGAACTTCAACAGCGAAATTCATTGTTGAGTAATTTTTGTAAGATTAAATAAATCATGATAAAGACTGCTTTTTTAGCGGTCTTTTTGTTTTTAATGATTCTTAAAGCCTGCTTAAAATTCATCAAAATTAATTTGCCAATCCGTAAAGGGTAATTTTGATGAGTTTTTTAGAGAAATTTTCCTCCCTTTAGGGGTCGGGGAAAAGAAAGTTTAGGCTTTAAAACAAATTTAAACAGGCCATTAAAGTTTTCCCAAAATATTTTTACACACCATTCAATTTTTTTGATAACTTTAAACCCGTTAAATAAAAAAAAGAAATATGAAAATTATCAAAACCATCTTGAGTGTCGCAATGATATCAACTTCATCTGTTTACGTTTACGGACAAACTGCAGATGAGATTGTAAACAAATACCTAGAAACTGTTGATCCTGGTAAAAAACTAGGCAAACTGGAAGCAGTGAAAATGGAAATGACGGCAAAATCGCAAGGAATGGAAATTCCTGTAACCATGTTCAATGCAAAAAATGGCGAAATGCTGTTGAAGCTGAACTTCCAAGGAAAGGAAATTACACAAATGGCTTTTGACGGGAAAGATATGTGGTCCACCAATTTCATGACCATGAAGCCCGAAAAAGCTGATGCGGAAACTACCGAAAACATGAAGCAAAATGTAGATTTTCCCGATGGATTCCTAAATTATAAAGCCAAAGGATATAAAGTGGAATACCTGGGTAAAGAAACCAAAGACGGTACGGAAACCTTCAAAATAAGATTAACCAAAAAACCAATCAAAGTTGAAGGAAAACCTCAGGAAAATTTCTCTTTCTATTATTTTGACACAGACAGCTATTTACCAATTGTTACTGAATCAGAAATTCATTCAGGTCCAATGAAAGGACAGAAATCTGTTTCGAAAATGAGCGACTATCAAGAAGTAGATGGAATTTATTTCCCGTTTTCAATGCAAATGATGGGTCAGGAAATTAAGGTGAACAAAGTTACTTTAAACCCAACCATCGACAAGGTTATGTTCGCATTTCCTGCACCATAATCTTTTGATCAAAATCTTAATGCCATAGCTTTTGCTGTGGCTTTTTTTTAAACTAAAACTTAAAGTAATGAGAATCATAAAACTTTCTTTAGCATTGATGTTGGCGCTTCCAGTCTCCTATTTTTCACAAGAAAACTCAGGTATCACCTTGAAAGGAAAAGAATTGTTCGGCGACATTAAGGCACGACATATCGGTCCCGCTTTGATGAGTGGTAGAATTGCAGACCTCGAAATGCACCCAACCAACAATAAAGTCATGTACGTCGGAACTGCAGGAGGCGGCGTTTGGAAATCTACAAACGGTGGCGCCTCATTTACTCCCATTTTTGATGAAGACAATATTCAATCCATCGGAACCATTGCAATTGACCCTTCAAAACCAGACCAAAATATTTGGGTAGGAACGGGTGAAACCTGGGTAAGAAACAGTGTTTCAGTAGGTGATGGAATTTATAAATCAGTGGACGGTGGTCAAACCTGGAAAAATATGGGATTGGAAAAATCCGACCGAATTTCCTCGATCATCGTCAATCCAAAAAACAGCGACGAAGTTTGGGTAGGCGTTTTAGGTTCACTTTGGTCGGACAGTGATGAACGCGGAATTTATAAAACAAACGATGGCGGAACAACTTGGCAAAAAGTTTTCGGTGTTGACAATAAAACGGGATGCTCGGATTTAATTATCGATCCGAAAAATCCTAGTACCATGTATGCAAGTTTTTGGGAATTTCGTAGATCTCCATGGTCTTTCAGTTCCGGTGGCGAAAAATCAGCATTATACAAATCCACGGATGGCGGAAAAACGTGGAACAAAATCCATAACGGTTTTCCGGGAGGAAAGTTGGGCAGAATCGCAATTGCAGTTGCTCCTTCCAATTCCAATATCCTCTACTCCGTTTTGGAAACTGAAAAAT
Encoded proteins:
- a CDS encoding outer membrane lipoprotein-sorting protein, which encodes MKIIKTILSVAMISTSSVYVYGQTADEIVNKYLETVDPGKKLGKLEAVKMEMTAKSQGMEIPVTMFNAKNGEMLLKLNFQGKEITQMAFDGKDMWSTNFMTMKPEKADAETTENMKQNVDFPDGFLNYKAKGYKVEYLGKETKDGTETFKIRLTKKPIKVEGKPQENFSFYYFDTDSYLPIVTESEIHSGPMKGQKSVSKMSDYQEVDGIYFPFSMQMMGQEIKVNKVTLNPTIDKVMFAFPAP
- a CDS encoding endonuclease, whose translation is MKKLTTFLLGFLFSFALAQAPAGYYNGTEGLTGAALKTKLSQIITAGAIDNGYDGLYNGYPTTDTDHYYENDGSVLDMYSENPSGTDPYTYRHGIKKCGNYSAEGDCYNREHVVPQSFFNSARPMVSDIHFIRPTDGKVNGMRSNYPFGAVANPAFTSKNGTKVGPSVSTGYSGTVCEPINEFKGDIARMIFYFVTRYESKLSGFSTGGMLGGSAFPGLQTWERDVLLAWSAQDPVSPSEIERNNASYVFQKNRNPFIDHPEWVNAIWGTVVTDTQAPTAPTNLAVASTSTASVNLTWTASTDNIAVSSYKIYVDGVYKASSSTNSATVSGLMQGTTYNFYVVATDAAGNESPQSNTATGTTLTDTVAPTAPTNLAVTSVGTNNIAVQWNAATDNIGVAAYDVYVNGTLMGTTNTTSTNIANLNPTTTYTIYVVAKDAVGNVSPQSNTVSATTLAVGTTCGNENFDSLVVVANQYSTYNWVSNGVSWTSEDSRTDETINGKALTIRNGSLTALSVPNGIGDLKVTLQLKYSGSAGTLKIFVNDIDTGKTIPYGATGSAPITTTITGINVAGTVEIRLQQNGATSNRVAIDDLSWTCYVPQAAVNESAANKNAISVFPNPVKNGELNVSGKDLNKVDAAHIFDFSGKLVQTIAQPFKNSNKIALKNLPKGVYILKAGTSTAKFIVE
- a CDS encoding endonuclease → MKKIYTFILSAFVVAFSFAQIPAGYYNGTETLTGYALKTKLNTIISNGALDLGYGSGTGGLWTTYFTSDRDYYYENNGTLLDMYSEKPAGPDAYEYKLGQVSAGGNQCGNGLNQENSCYNREHSLPKTYFGGQTATPMANDAHFVIPTDYYVNNQRGSYPYGETTSPSWTSTNGTKVGSSSFPGYSGTIFEPINEFKGDLARMQLFFITRYEDKLASFQQFQTASSPLDGSTDRGFKQWYINLMLKWAAQDPVSQKEIDRNNAVYARQKNRNPFIDHPEWVNMIWTSTLSSSETASLDKTLSIYPNPVRNGEFHLSGYGLDKISSVQIFAIDGKLVQTVNQNLKNSNKIILKNAEKGIYFLKANNQSIKFIVE